TCGCAAGCGCTGGATTTGAAATTTTCCCGCATCCAGTTCACGCCGGACCTGATGCCCGCCGATATCATCGGCACTAACGTTATCGATCAGGGCGAAGATGGACGGCGGAATTTTCGCTTCGAAGCGGGACCGGTCTTCGCCAACGTCGTTCTGGCCGACGAAATCAACCGCGCCACCCCGAAAACCCAATCCGCGCTTTTGGAAGCCATGCAGGAGCATCGAGTAACGGCGGGAGGTAAGACGTATACGCTGGAAGAGCCATTCGCCGTACTCGCAACGCAAAATCCCTTGGAAATGGAAGGAACCTATCCGCTGCCCGAAGCTCAGCTGGACCGGTTTCTGTTGAAACTGAGCGTCGAGTATCCCTCGCGGGAAGAACTGACGGAAGTGTTGATCCGCACGACGGATAAACTGGATCCCGCGCCCCAGCGGATCATGACCGGCGAGCAGGTGAATGAGATGCGCGCCCTTTGCCGCGAGGTGCCTATCGCCTCCCACGTTCGCGATTACGCCGTACGCTGCGTTTTGGCGACGCATCCCGGCGGCGAATTCGCAACGGATATGACCAATCGTTTCGTCCGCTACGGCTCCAGCCCGCGGGGCGCGCAAGCGTTGATTCTTTCCGGCAAGATCAAGGCGCTTTTGGATGGGCGTTATAACGTCAGCTTCGACGATATCCGCTCGTCGGTAAAACCAGCTCTCCGCCATCGCCTCATCCTCAATTTCGAAGGCGAAGCGGAAGGATTGACCAGCGACCGGCTATTGGATGACCTCCTCGAAAAAGTAGAATCGGTGCATAAACCGGCGTTAGCTTAAAAAAACGAAAGCGACAAGGAGACAAGTCCCCCTGTAGGGCGGGCTAAAAGCGAAGCGTAGCCAGAGGCGACTCTCATAGGAAAGAGCGAATCAATGCCGGGTTATTTCATTACGGTCGAGGGAATCGAAGGCGCCGGGAAGACGACCATCGTCAAGCGGTTGACTAATCTCTTGCAAGAGATGGGGCATCCCTGCGTCAGCTGCCGGGAGCCGGGGGGAACGGAAGCGGCGGAATTGATCCGCAACCTTTTGCTTGACGCCTCGATTCCGCTCTATCCCGAAACGGAATTGCTGTTGATGGAAGCGGCGCGCGCCCAGCTGATGCGGGAAATCGTATTGCCCTCTCTGGAAGCGGGGAAGATCGTCTTGCTGGATCGGCATGGCGATTCCACGCTCGCCTATCAAGGATTCGGACGGGGTTTGGAAGCGGATTCCATTCTTTGGCTGAACCGGTTCGCGGCGAACAGGCGCTCTCCCGACTTGACGCTGCTTTTGGATGTCGATGTTCGCATGGGTTTGGCGCGGACCCGAAAACGCAATTCGCCCTCCGCCGCTTCCGACCGCTTCGAGTCGGAAACGATCGAATTCTTGGAACGGGCGCGCCAAGGTTTTTTAAGCATGGCGAGAAATGAGCCGGAACGGTTTTGCGTCGTTTCTACTAATGTAGGAGAGGAAGAGATGTGGGCGCAGACCGAGCGCGCCGTTTTGGATCGGCTTCAAAACTTGGGAGTCGTTGCAAAGGGCCTATAGTTTTTCAACCCAATTATCCTTGAACGTCAACAGAATCGCCCAATCCTTCTACAGAGGCTGTCACGGCTTGCGCCGATTGTTGAACCGTGTTGGTTGCTTGTTGTTTGACCAATTCTTGCGCCTGTCCCATTACTTTTGTAAGCAACAGGCCCATCAAAGATTGAGCGTTTAACGCTTGGGATAATGCGCTGATGTTCATATCCATACTCATTTTCTTAAACCCCGCTTTCGGAGTTTTTCCCGTTTCCATTATCGGCATATACTCCCCAAAACTTAACATTCAGTATGGAACATTTTTTTACTTTTCCCAGCGGAGTAGGCAGGATAGCAAGGATAAAGTGTATTTCTACCCTTGAAACACCCCTTATTTTTTATCATTCATCGAGCCTCTTGCAAAATTCCATTATTCCTCCCCCAAACCTGGGGGAGGTTAGGAGGGGGTTGTCTTAAGTCTATTAAAATCAACCCCCCTCTAACTCCCCCCAATCTTGGGGGGAGAATTAAAAAGCGGATTTTATGAATTTTGCATGAGCCTCATTCATCATTTAAAAAAAGTTTTTCTCCGTGAAATCCAATATCATCCGTGAAATCCGTGATTCGAAAATTTCGTGGGATTCGAGCCTTTTCGTGGATTCGTGATTCAAAAACGCGGAATGGCGGGGTGGCAAAGGCAAGGTTTTTTCTGCCCTTGCGATAACCAGACGCGTTTTAGATGGAAAAGTCAAATTAAGGAACGATTTTTCGCTCAACAATATTGAAAGAAACCGTTATAATGGATTAAACAATAGTATAGCTGAGAATTTTTCCACTGATGCGAAGGAAAGCATCGCGAAATCGTTCTCCAGCCGATACGAAGAGAGTAGGAAGCGCCGCGCTAAGAGCGATGAGAAATCCAAGTTGGAAGATATTGTCGATCGGTTGCCTGGAAATGAATCTTTTCTGGGGCGAGATGGCGCCGGTTCGGGAATCGTCGTGCACTTCGATGTTGATCGAAGCTGGTTCGCGGCGCATTATCGTAGATCCAGGATTGGATTCAACGGATCGTTTCCAGACCGTTCTGGACCGCCGGTCCGGGTATAAGCCGGAGGATATCGATACTGTTTTTCTCACGCATTTTCATAAAAATCACCGGCGTTCGCTTTGGCTGTTCAAATCTTCGGTTTGGCTGATGTCCCGCGCCGAAATCCGCTGGTGGATGAAGCGGGAGGATGCGGCGGATGAGGATAAAGATTTTCTCGCCCGCATCGTTCCTTTTGAAGAGCATACGCTTCCCGGCCTCCAAATGTTGGCGACGCCAGGCCATACGCACGGTTCGGCCTCGTTGATGTTCGAAACGCGGGAGGGGATGGTCGTCGCGGCGGGTGACGCCATTTTGACCTTCGACCATTTCGACGCCCGCGAACCGGCCGCTGAGGCGGAAGACCCCAAAGAAGCGCGCCGCTCCATCGACCGCATCGCCAAGATCGCCGACGTCGTCGTCCCCGGCCACGATAATTATTTCGTCATCTAACTCGCGGTTTCTTCCATCCGTTTTTTCCTCTGCAATAGGAGAAACATTGTGAAGGAATCGCGGGGCTTCCACTCATCTTTTTTATTCAAAACGTTATAAGATGTTATTGCCGCTTTTTCTTGAACAAGAATGAGACGAATGCGTCGAGAGCGATTCTCCGCTTTGAACGATAATCCATGAAAACAAAGCCCAATCTTCTCATCGTCTGG
Above is a window of Candidatus Omnitrophota bacterium DNA encoding:
- a CDS encoding MoxR family ATPase, which produces MSIEERTEKFRNDFIRLRDEIGKVIVGAEEIVDGALICLFAGGHALLEGVPGLGKTLLVRTMSQALDLKFSRIQFTPDLMPADIIGTNVIDQGEDGRRNFRFEAGPVFANVVLADEINRATPKTQSALLEAMQEHRVTAGGKTYTLEEPFAVLATQNPLEMEGTYPLPEAQLDRFLLKLSVEYPSREELTEVLIRTTDKLDPAPQRIMTGEQVNEMRALCREVPIASHVRDYAVRCVLATHPGGEFATDMTNRFVRYGSSPRGAQALILSGKIKALLDGRYNVSFDDIRSSVKPALRHRLILNFEGEAEGLTSDRLLDDLLEKVESVHKPALA
- the tmk gene encoding dTMP kinase encodes the protein MPGYFITVEGIEGAGKTTIVKRLTNLLQEMGHPCVSCREPGGTEAAELIRNLLLDASIPLYPETELLLMEAARAQLMREIVLPSLEAGKIVLLDRHGDSTLAYQGFGRGLEADSILWLNRFAANRRSPDLTLLLDVDVRMGLARTRKRNSPSAASDRFESETIEFLERARQGFLSMARNEPERFCVVSTNVGEEEMWAQTERAVLDRLQNLGVVAKGL
- a CDS encoding MBL fold metallo-hydrolase, which codes for MRNPSWKILSIGCLEMNLFWGEMAPVRESSCTSMLIEAGSRRIIVDPGLDSTDRFQTVLDRRSGYKPEDIDTVFLTHFHKNHRRSLWLFKSSVWLMSRAEIRWWMKREDAADEDKDFLARIVPFEEHTLPGLQMLATPGHTHGSASLMFETREGMVVAAGDAILTFDHFDAREPAAEAEDPKEARRSIDRIAKIADVVVPGHDNYFVI